A DNA window from Phragmites australis chromosome 11, lpPhrAust1.1, whole genome shotgun sequence contains the following coding sequences:
- the LOC133883938 gene encoding mitochondrial import inner membrane translocase subunit TIM50-like produces MSRAPLLLRRLLNGSGAAARAAPSYTSRHASSAPSYYANAVASAAAAQAEAAASEPASGAGEQGSSAPPPPAARGRWGLLKFGALAAVAGAIGGAGYFSYAYSLEEVEQKTREFWKNPAPTVAEDASGFEKFKAMAYSTAMKVPVAAIELYLDIRSTIGDHVRGFTEPTSDKLLPALYPQDLHIFTLVLDLNETLVYSDWQRERGWRTFKRPGVDAFLEHMGKFYEVVVYSDQTPMYVDPVIDRLNSSGVIIHRLSRPATKYLDGKHYRDLSKLNRNPAQVIYLSAHALESCLQPENCVEIKPFKLENNDTQLLDLIPFLEYVAIARPSDIRTVLASYQGCDVAAEFIERSKEHQRHMQEQNKRGRLWRR; encoded by the exons ATGTCGCGcgcccccctcctcctccgccgcctcctcaacgggagcggcgccgccgcccgggCCGCCCCCTCCTACACCTCCCGGCACGCCTCCTCCGCTCCCTCCTACTACGCTAACGCCGTCGCCTCGGCTGCGGCCGCCCAAGCGGAGGCAGCGGCGTCCGAGCCTGCGTCCGGCGCGGGCGAGCAGGGCTCCTCCGCACCGCCTCCCCCCGCGGCGCGCGGGCGGTGGGGACTGCTCAAGTTCGGCGCCCTCGCGGCGGTGGCTGGGGCCATCGGCGGCGCCGGATACTTCAGCTACG CGTATTcgctggaggaggtggagcagaAGACGCGGGAGTTCTGGAAGAACCCGGCACCTACCGTAGCGGAGGATGCCTCTGGATTCGAG AAGTTCAAGGCTATGGCTTACTCGACAGCTATGAAAG TTCCTGTTGCAGCAATAGAGCTATACCTGGATATTAGGAGCACAATTGGAGACCATGTCAGG GGCTTTACTGAACCCACATCAGACAAACTGCTACCAGCTCTATATCCTCAAGATTTGCATATCTTCACCCTAGTTCTTGATCTGAATGAAACTCTTGTCTACTCTGATTGGCAG CGTGAGAGAGGATGGAGAACTTTTAAGAGGCCAGGAGTTGATGCATTTTTGGAACACATGGGAAAATTTTATGAAGTTGTTGTGTATTCTGATCAGACACCTATG TATGTTGACCCTGTGATTGATAGGCTGAACTCAAGTGGTGTCATTATACACAGGCTATCGAGACCTGCAACTAAGTACTTGGATGGAAAACATTATCGG GATTTGTCAAAGTTGAACAGAAACCCTGCACAAGTTATTTATCTCAGCGCCCATGCTCTTGAATCTTGCTTGCAGCCTGAAAATTGTGTTGAAATCAAACCTTttaaacttgaaaacaatgacaCCCAATTGCTAGATCTCATTCCTTTTCTTGAGT ATGTTGCCATTGCTAGACCTTCTGACATTAGGACAGTGCTTGCATCCTATCAAGGTTGTGATGTTGCTGCTGAGTTTATCGAGCGTTCAAAGGAACACCAGAG GCATATGCAAGAGCAAAACAAACGTGGACGTTTATGGCGACGGTGA